The Clostridium sp. AWRP genome has a window encoding:
- a CDS encoding MurR/RpiR family transcriptional regulator, which yields MDNIETGDCLARIRAIYSNLKTAEKKAAHYILENPESIIHFSITEFAYVSKVSETTIFRLCNKLGYTGYQDLKINLASTIVKPVENIFEGIKENDDMYIIMQKVMSSSIHSIQKAISMNESTEMEKAVNLILNAKKLMFFGMGGSWIVALDAYHEFIRTGIPCVCNSDSHWQVMYAAMAEKNDVIFAFSTSGSNKDLIDSIKVGKKNGAKIISITSNQKSPLQKISDILLTSYGKESMVRSEAMESRITSLVLINSLFVSVALKRLDITLNNLDKIRAGIAVKRY from the coding sequence ATGGATAATATAGAAACTGGTGATTGTTTAGCAAGAATTAGAGCAATCTATAGTAATTTAAAAACTGCGGAAAAAAAAGCAGCTCACTATATTCTAGAAAATCCTGAAAGTATTATCCATTTTTCTATTACCGAGTTTGCTTATGTAAGTAAGGTAAGTGAAACAACAATCTTCAGGCTTTGCAACAAATTGGGCTATACAGGCTATCAGGATCTTAAAATTAACCTAGCTAGTACAATAGTCAAACCAGTTGAAAATATCTTTGAGGGTATTAAAGAAAATGACGATATGTATATAATAATGCAAAAGGTCATGAGTTCAAGTATACATAGTATTCAAAAAGCCATAAGCATGAATGAAAGTACGGAAATGGAAAAAGCGGTAAATTTAATATTAAATGCAAAAAAGCTAATGTTTTTTGGAATGGGAGGTTCTTGGATAGTTGCTCTGGATGCATATCATGAGTTTATAAGAACAGGTATACCTTGTGTTTGCAATTCTGATTCTCATTGGCAAGTTATGTATGCTGCTATGGCTGAAAAAAATGATGTAATATTTGCCTTTTCTACTTCAGGAAGCAATAAAGACTTAATCGATTCTATAAAGGTAGGAAAGAAAAATGGTGCTAAAATCATTTCTATAACAAGCAACCAAAAATCTCCGCTTCAGAAGATTTCAGATATATTATTAACATCATATGGCAAAGAATCAATGGTAAGAAGTGAAGCTATGGAATCAAGAATTACATCATTAGTATTAATTAATAGTCTATTTGTGAGTGTTGCTTTAAAAAGACTGGATATAACCTTAAATAATCTTGACAAAATAAGAGCTGGCATAGCAGTAAAAAGATATTAA
- a CDS encoding zinc-dependent dehydrogenase — protein sequence MYMKAAMYKGIGKIELEEIARPKVEKGTVLIKVKACAICGGDLRTFNFGHKAIKPPIVLGHEIAGEIVETASDIEKYKVGDRVIVAPAIGCGSCSYCLSGWQNMCYHRTTIAHHYNGGFEEYMLIPADAIKAGNINYIPDEVTYLEASLAEPLACVLNAQEVINVGLGDTVAVIGAGPIGCMHAEVARAKGAGKVFLINRSEGRLKATKKFGFDEYICSGKEDAVKSVMDLTNGLGANIVIVTAGSPEAEIMGLNMASKMGKVCFFAGLPKDKPTVNLDSNLLHYRQITVFGTFSSAPRHNALALEMIRSGKVSAKDILTHVVTLDKIIDGMKLVKNREALRVSVAPCIDEINDEFNKLPGVKIVK from the coding sequence ATGTATATGAAAGCAGCTATGTATAAAGGAATTGGAAAAATAGAGCTTGAGGAAATAGCAAGACCTAAAGTTGAAAAGGGAACAGTATTAATTAAAGTTAAAGCATGTGCGATTTGTGGTGGAGATTTAAGAACTTTTAATTTTGGACATAAAGCTATAAAACCACCTATTGTTTTGGGACATGAAATTGCAGGAGAAATTGTTGAAACTGCATCTGATATAGAAAAATATAAGGTTGGTGATCGTGTAATTGTTGCACCAGCTATAGGATGTGGATCATGTTCGTATTGTTTATCAGGATGGCAGAATATGTGTTATCATCGTACTACTATTGCCCATCATTATAATGGAGGCTTTGAAGAATATATGCTTATACCTGCAGATGCAATCAAAGCAGGCAATATTAATTATATTCCAGATGAAGTAACATATTTGGAAGCATCTCTTGCAGAACCACTGGCATGTGTTTTAAATGCACAGGAAGTTATAAACGTTGGATTAGGAGATACGGTAGCTGTAATAGGTGCTGGACCAATAGGATGTATGCATGCAGAAGTTGCCAGGGCAAAAGGAGCAGGTAAAGTTTTCTTGATAAATCGTAGTGAAGGCCGTTTGAAAGCAACGAAAAAATTTGGCTTTGATGAATATATATGTTCAGGAAAAGAAGATGCAGTGAAATCTGTTATGGATTTAACAAATGGACTTGGTGCTAATATAGTAATTGTTACTGCCGGCTCACCTGAAGCTGAAATAATGGGACTTAATATGGCAAGTAAAATGGGTAAAGTTTGTTTCTTTGCAGGATTGCCTAAAGACAAGCCAACAGTTAATCTAGATTCCAATCTTTTGCATTATAGACAGATTACTGTTTTTGGAACATTTTCTTCGGCACCGCGTCATAATGCACTTGCATTAGAAATGATACGCAGTGGAAAAGTTTCTGCAAAGGATATATTAACTCATGTTGTAACACTTGATAAGATAATTGATGGTATGAAATTAGTAAAGAATAGAGAAGCATTACGTGTTAGTGTAGCGCCTTGTATAGATGAAATAAATGATGAATTTAATAAACTCCCAGGTGTAAAGATTGTTAAATAG
- a CDS encoding MerR family transcriptional regulator, which produces MKYYSIKDVSNATGLTSYTIRYYEKIGFLPWLKRDKNGVRTFTESDIKYLECLIFFKKIGMSLDDIKEIIKEGCMIKDFKNGLNVHNIIQKRLNILDTHIQKLKKEREELDILINASIDRRNIYKKILESPLT; this is translated from the coding sequence GTGAAATATTATTCCATAAAAGATGTTTCAAATGCAACAGGTCTCACATCTTATACCATAAGATATTATGAAAAGATAGGATTTTTACCATGGTTAAAAAGAGACAAAAACGGAGTTAGAACCTTTACAGAATCAGATATAAAATATCTGGAGTGTTTGATATTTTTCAAAAAAATAGGAATGTCACTTGATGATATCAAGGAAATCATTAAAGAAGGCTGTATGATAAAAGATTTTAAAAATGGTTTAAATGTACATAATATAATTCAGAAAAGATTAAATATATTGGACACTCACATACAAAAGCTAAAAAAGGAAAGAGAAGAATTGGACATACTAATTAATGCTTCTATAGATAGAAGAAATATTTATAAAAAAATTTTAGAATCACCATTGACTTAG
- a CDS encoding FGGY family carbohydrate kinase has translation MPCLVGIDVGTTNCKAVAYDIDGSIKAIAKHKTVTYYLEDNWTEFDPGQLWESVQTILKDISNQLNGESIDGIAIASMGAAGVLLDENDNWIHRSITWFDTRTKQTADWWRKTLGDEKVYSITGFVPNPMAGITKMQWIKNKMPEKFNKVKHWLSMQDYIAYRLTGEAAVDYSVACRTMAMDLKNKCWSKEILNYANIPIDICSNLKRSGELVGRISNKSSLLTGIKEGTPVYAGGMDYVCGAFASGLCESGEVLSAVGTSEQILMVTDEPANDIKNIKTNFTCVNYVVNDKYYIGGQVISSGVILDWFCNEIAKKNVSELVSEAEKSPIGAHGVMMLPHFRGKYVPGADPLSKGAFLGLTTSHTRGDVVRAILEGLCYESTLIIENLQEVTNKEISCVHVVGGAVNSPFWMQLKADILGKTIICLDVPEEVTLGAAMIAGIGSGVYSSPSDAIQKTRKNETVYKPDAQRHEKYHMIMDEIYKHIYPALKETNYRINRISEILNKNA, from the coding sequence ATGCCTTGTTTAGTGGGAATAGATGTTGGAACGACAAATTGTAAGGCAGTAGCTTATGATATAGATGGGTCTATAAAAGCTATTGCAAAGCATAAAACGGTTACTTATTATTTGGAAGATAATTGGACTGAGTTTGATCCTGGACAGTTATGGGAGTCAGTTCAAACGATATTAAAGGACATTTCTAATCAATTAAATGGTGAAAGTATTGATGGAATTGCAATTGCTAGTATGGGAGCTGCTGGTGTACTTTTAGATGAAAACGATAACTGGATTCATCGTTCAATAACCTGGTTTGATACACGAACTAAACAGACAGCTGATTGGTGGAGAAAAACACTTGGGGATGAGAAAGTATATTCTATTACGGGTTTTGTTCCGAATCCTATGGCTGGAATAACTAAAATGCAGTGGATTAAGAATAAAATGCCTGAAAAATTTAATAAGGTAAAACACTGGCTGTCTATGCAGGATTATATTGCATATCGGCTTACAGGAGAAGCTGCAGTAGATTATTCGGTAGCTTGTCGTACAATGGCAATGGATTTAAAAAATAAATGTTGGTCAAAGGAGATTCTTAATTATGCTAACATTCCTATTGATATATGTTCAAATTTAAAAAGATCTGGGGAGTTAGTTGGAAGAATAAGCAATAAATCATCTTTATTAACAGGGATTAAAGAAGGAACTCCTGTATATGCAGGAGGAATGGATTATGTATGTGGTGCATTTGCTTCTGGCTTATGCGAAAGTGGTGAAGTACTGAGTGCAGTTGGAACAAGTGAGCAAATCTTGATGGTAACCGATGAGCCTGCTAATGATATAAAGAATATTAAAACAAATTTTACATGTGTCAATTATGTAGTAAATGATAAATATTATATTGGAGGACAAGTTATTTCATCAGGTGTAATTTTAGACTGGTTCTGTAATGAAATAGCTAAAAAGAACGTTTCAGAGTTGGTTTCTGAAGCTGAAAAATCACCCATAGGCGCACATGGAGTTATGATGCTTCCACATTTTCGTGGGAAGTATGTACCAGGGGCAGATCCACTTTCTAAAGGCGCATTTCTTGGATTAACCACATCACATACACGTGGTGATGTAGTGAGAGCTATTTTGGAAGGACTTTGTTATGAATCTACTCTTATAATAGAAAATTTACAAGAAGTAACTAATAAAGAAATAAGCTGTGTGCACGTAGTAGGAGGTGCTGTAAATTCACCTTTCTGGATGCAGCTAAAAGCTGATATATTAGGTAAAACTATTATTTGTCTGGATGTACCAGAAGAAGTTACACTAGGTGCAGCTATGATTGCTGGTATAGGTAGTGGAGTATACAGTAGCCCATCTGATGCAATACAGAAAACCCGTAAAAATGAGACAGTATATAAACCAGATGCACAACGTCATGAAAAATATCATATGATTATGGATGAAATTTATAAGCACATTTATCCTGCTTTAAAAGAGACGAATTACAGAATAAATCGCATTTCAGAAATACTTAATAAAAATGCTTAA
- a CDS encoding phosphoribosylformylglycinamidine synthase, protein MSVKRLFVEKKKGFDIEAQGLMKDIRESLNIHDLENIRVVNRYDIENIDDSEYERSKYIIFSEKTVDEIYEEELQAETNAKIFAVEYLPGQYDQRADSASQCIQILTQSEKTQVKSSKLYLLYGNISKEQFMKIKNYCINPVDSREASLEKIDHLSEKLDAPSSVKILDGFIEKSDDDLKDILNSLGLAMSLEDLIFCRNYFKEEKRNPTITEIKVIDTYWSDHCRHTTFTTELSKVSIEDGKFSKPIKKSYENYLNLRDEIYGENKKTECLMDLAIIGMKKLRKDGKLKDLDESDEINACSVVVDADINGKTEKWLVMFKNETHNHPTEIEPFGGAATCLGGAIRDPLSGRSYVYQAMRVTGSGDPRTKIGDTIKGRLPQKKITLGAASGYSSYGNQIGLATGMVSEIYDEGYRAKRMEIGAVIGAAPFENVKREEPKPSDVVILLGGRTGRDGCGGATGSSKKHTETSLITSGAEVQKGNPVTERKIQRLFRKLKVSKMIKRCNDFGAGGVSVAIGELTSGLKINLDLVPKKYEGLDGTELAISESQERMAVVVSKEDENKFIEYASEENLEATTVAEVTEDEKLKMYWKGKLILDLSREFLDTNGVRATTEVVIKAPEESGYFESSKQYKNMNDGEILNKWIETLKDLNVCSQKGLVERFDSTIGASTVFMPFGGKYQDTPIEAMAAKLPVLDGKTNTATLMSFGYNPDIAKWSQFHGALYAVVESVAKIAVSGGDVNSIKLTFQEYFERLGKEPIRWGKPLSALLGALHAQRGFEIAAIGGKDSMSGSFKDMDVPPTLVSFAAALGEADKLESPEFKGYRNNVILLKASKDEFELPYFEELKKMYSVVSYMVRKGEILAASTVKTGGICEAVSKMSFGNRIGMKFTEPMKGEEIFAPDYGSIVVEMDPSVNFEKSFKGLSYKILGVTQKEQSISVNGIKINISDMVGYWGKTLESIFPTYTEVENKKIKFERFESRHKNSPVVKASVPKVIIPVFPGTNCEYDLGRAFKNAGAEVDTVVIKNLTGNQIEESVDRIVSGINSSQIIMLPGGFSAGDEPDGSGKFIATFFRNPKIAEAVMELLNKRDGLILGICNGFQALIKLGLLPFGEIRDIDESCPTLTYNKIGRHVSCIVNTRIVSNLSPWFSNVSVGDVHSIPVSHGEGRFIASDSVIKNLKDKGQIATQYVDFQGNPSYDIKFNPNGSCFAVEGITSPDGRILGKMGHSERIGKSVIKNVPGVKDQKLFEAGVNYFKL, encoded by the coding sequence ATGAGTGTTAAAAGACTATTTGTAGAGAAAAAAAAAGGATTTGACATAGAAGCTCAAGGCCTTATGAAAGATATTAGAGAAAGCCTTAATATTCATGATTTAGAAAATATAAGAGTAGTAAATCGTTATGATATAGAAAATATTGATGATAGTGAATATGAAAGATCAAAGTATATAATATTTTCAGAGAAAACTGTAGATGAAATATATGAAGAAGAATTACAAGCTGAAACGAATGCTAAGATTTTTGCCGTAGAATATCTTCCAGGTCAGTATGACCAAAGAGCTGACTCTGCATCTCAATGTATTCAAATATTAACCCAGAGTGAGAAAACTCAGGTTAAATCTTCAAAATTATACTTACTTTATGGAAACATATCTAAAGAACAATTTATGAAAATAAAAAATTATTGTATAAATCCAGTAGATTCCAGAGAAGCTTCTTTGGAAAAAATAGATCATTTAAGTGAAAAATTAGACGCACCTTCTTCTGTAAAAATTTTGGATGGATTCATAGAAAAAAGTGATGATGATTTAAAGGATATTTTAAATTCACTTGGTCTTGCTATGAGTTTGGAAGATTTGATTTTTTGCAGAAATTATTTTAAAGAAGAAAAGAGAAATCCTACAATAACTGAAATTAAAGTTATAGACACATATTGGTCAGATCACTGCAGACATACTACTTTTACTACCGAATTAAGTAAAGTATCCATAGAAGACGGAAAATTTTCTAAACCTATAAAGAAATCCTATGAAAATTACTTAAATTTAAGAGATGAGATATATGGGGAAAACAAAAAAACTGAATGTCTTATGGATCTAGCTATTATTGGAATGAAAAAGCTTAGAAAAGATGGTAAATTAAAGGACCTAGACGAATCAGATGAAATAAATGCCTGCAGCGTAGTTGTAGATGCTGATATAAATGGAAAAACTGAAAAATGGCTCGTAATGTTTAAAAATGAAACTCATAATCATCCTACAGAGATAGAACCTTTTGGAGGAGCGGCAACTTGTCTTGGAGGAGCAATTCGAGATCCTCTTTCTGGAAGATCCTATGTGTATCAAGCTATGAGAGTTACGGGAAGTGGTGATCCTAGAACTAAAATAGGAGACACTATAAAAGGAAGGCTTCCTCAGAAAAAAATAACTTTAGGAGCAGCTTCGGGATACAGTTCTTATGGGAATCAAATAGGTCTTGCAACAGGTATGGTTTCTGAAATATATGATGAAGGCTATAGGGCAAAGAGAATGGAAATAGGTGCTGTAATAGGTGCAGCTCCGTTTGAAAATGTAAAAAGGGAAGAACCAAAACCCTCTGATGTGGTAATACTGTTAGGAGGAAGAACTGGAAGAGATGGATGTGGAGGAGCAACTGGATCTTCTAAGAAACATACAGAAACGTCACTTATTACCTCAGGAGCTGAAGTGCAAAAAGGTAATCCTGTTACAGAAAGAAAAATTCAAAGACTTTTTAGAAAATTAAAAGTCAGCAAGATGATAAAAAGATGTAATGATTTTGGTGCAGGTGGAGTTTCTGTAGCTATAGGAGAACTTACAAGCGGACTTAAAATAAATTTGGATTTAGTTCCTAAAAAATATGAAGGATTGGATGGAACAGAACTTGCAATATCGGAGTCTCAAGAACGTATGGCTGTAGTTGTATCAAAGGAAGATGAAAATAAATTTATAGAATATGCATCAGAAGAAAATCTTGAAGCTACTACAGTAGCAGAAGTTACAGAAGACGAGAAACTTAAAATGTATTGGAAGGGAAAACTTATTTTAGATTTAAGCAGAGAATTTTTAGACACTAATGGAGTTAGGGCAACTACGGAAGTTGTTATAAAAGCCCCGGAAGAAAGTGGTTATTTTGAGAGCAGCAAGCAGTACAAGAATATGAATGACGGTGAGATTTTAAATAAGTGGATTGAAACACTAAAGGATTTAAATGTATGCAGCCAAAAAGGACTTGTAGAGAGATTTGATAGCACAATAGGTGCTTCTACTGTATTTATGCCTTTTGGAGGAAAGTATCAAGATACACCAATAGAAGCTATGGCTGCAAAATTGCCAGTATTAGATGGTAAAACAAATACTGCTACTTTAATGAGTTTTGGATATAATCCAGATATAGCTAAGTGGAGTCAATTCCATGGAGCTTTGTATGCAGTAGTTGAATCCGTAGCTAAAATTGCAGTTTCAGGTGGAGATGTTAATAGTATAAAGTTAACTTTTCAGGAGTACTTTGAAAGACTAGGTAAAGAACCTATTAGATGGGGAAAGCCACTTTCTGCTCTTTTAGGAGCATTACATGCTCAGCGAGGTTTTGAAATAGCAGCAATAGGTGGAAAAGACAGTATGTCTGGAAGTTTTAAAGATATGGATGTACCACCTACTTTAGTATCTTTTGCTGCAGCACTTGGGGAGGCAGATAAACTTGAGTCTCCTGAATTTAAAGGATACAGAAATAATGTAATACTTTTGAAAGCTTCTAAAGATGAATTTGAGTTACCATATTTTGAAGAACTTAAAAAAATGTATAGTGTTGTAAGCTATATGGTAAGAAAAGGAGAAATATTAGCAGCTTCTACTGTTAAAACAGGAGGAATATGTGAAGCTGTAAGTAAAATGAGTTTTGGAAATAGGATAGGAATGAAATTTACAGAACCTATGAAGGGCGAAGAAATTTTTGCTCCAGATTACGGCTCGATAGTTGTGGAAATGGATCCATCTGTAAACTTTGAAAAGAGCTTTAAAGGGCTTTCTTATAAGATTCTTGGTGTTACCCAAAAAGAACAAAGTATCAGTGTAAATGGAATTAAAATTAATATTTCAGATATGGTAGGATATTGGGGAAAAACTTTGGAAAGTATATTCCCTACATATACTGAAGTTGAAAATAAAAAAATAAAGTTTGAGCGTTTTGAAAGCAGACATAAAAATTCTCCAGTTGTGAAAGCTTCTGTACCTAAGGTTATTATACCTGTATTTCCTGGAACCAATTGTGAGTATGATTTGGGAAGGGCTTTTAAAAATGCAGGAGCAGAAGTTGATACTGTTGTAATTAAAAATTTAACTGGAAATCAGATAGAAGAGTCAGTGGATAGAATAGTGAGTGGAATAAATTCATCTCAAATTATAATGCTTCCAGGTGGATTTAGTGCAGGAGATGAACCAGATGGATCAGGAAAATTTATTGCTACTTTTTTCAGAAATCCTAAAATAGCAGAAGCTGTAATGGAGCTTTTAAATAAGAGAGATGGACTTATACTTGGAATATGCAATGGCTTTCAGGCACTTATAAAATTGGGACTGTTACCTTTTGGAGAAATAAGGGATATAGATGAGTCATGTCCTACTCTTACTTATAATAAAATAGGAAGACATGTATCCTGTATAGTAAATACTAGAATTGTTTCAAACCTATCTCCATGGTTTAGCAATGTATCTGTAGGGGATGTACATTCAATACCTGTTTCCCATGGAGAAGGAAGATTTATAGCAAGTGATTCCGTAATTAAAAATTTAAAAGATAAAGGTCAAATAGCTACACAGTATGTAGATTTTCAAGGAAATCCAAGTTATGACATAAAGTTTAATCCAAATGGATCATGTTTTGCTGTAGAAGGTATAACAAGTCCTGATGGAAGAATACTAGGGAAGATGGGACATTCAGAAAGAATTGGAAAAAGTGTTATAAAAAATGTTCCGGGAGTAAAAGACCAAAAGTTATTTGAAGCAGGTGTAAATTACTTTAAATTATAG